In Apostichopus japonicus isolate 1M-3 chromosome 3, ASM3797524v1, whole genome shotgun sequence, a single genomic region encodes these proteins:
- the LOC139964345 gene encoding mitochondrial inner membrane protein OXA1L-like — protein MATHRLLQREVLHRLLLYSVRRTVRLRSVPVREVKSRHFSNVNRLHCHRWLTGTNHSRGILLQFGHQGKNVQGKILPVICAHSYSTSDSETLTDSAVEITNYSATEISDVASLSTTAQDILQPVQEIPFTELGLGGYTPVGLLQSCFEFLHMSAGLPWWATIITATVIARCVMFPVIVKNQRASIRLSNVMPTFQKLTKKMNEARQSGNQFEMTKRNMELQRFVKKHDVNPLKTLVGVLVQAPVFISFFIGLRGMAQLPVESMTVGGLSWFTDLTTADPYYALPVLASLSMFAVIQLGAEAGVSSAQAEKIKTVLKIMPFAILPLIASLPKAVFIYWLTSNIFSLSQVALLRIPSVRQALNIPEKVKHDPSDLPKSEGFFKGLKSGWENAKVQHEVDTRVKSQTEALRQAGTGPVPQTFAQDPTRPQPTAAKSTSASSKPVRRKVR, from the exons ATGGCGACCCACAGGTTACTTCAACGTGAAGTTCTCCACAGATTACTTCTTTACAGTGTCAGACGAACAGTGAGATTGAGAAGTGTCCCAGTGAGAGAAGTGAAAAGCAGACATTTTTCCAACGTAAac AGATTACACTGTCATAGATGGCTGACTGGAACCAATCACTCTCGTGGAATATTGCTGCAGTTTGGTCATCAAGGAAAGAACGTTCAAGGGAAAATATTACCTGTCATTTGTGCACATTCATACAGTACTTCTGAT AGCGAGACTCTTACAGACTCAGCGGTAGAAATAACAAATTACTCCGCGACCGAAATTTCAGATGTCGCATCCCTCTCTACCACAGCTCAGGACATCCTGCAGCCCGTACAAGAAATTCCTTTCACGGAGCTTGGATTAGGCGGATACACGCCAGTAGGATTGTTACAATCATGTTTTGAGTTTCTACACATGTCAGCTGGATTACCCTGGTGGGCAACAATTATAACTG CTACCGTCATCGCTCGTTGTGTAATGTTTCCTGTAATAGTCAAGAATCAGCGTGCATCCATCCGGTTGAGCAACGTCATGCCGACCTTTCAGAAACTCACAAAGAAGATGAACGAGGCTCGGCAGTCGGGTAACCAGTTTGAAA TGACAAAACGTAACATGGAACTGCAGAGGTTTGTGAAGAAACACGACGTCAATCCTCTCAAAACACTCGTCGGTGTTCTCGTACAG GCGCCAGTTTTCATTTCGTTTTTCATCGGTCTGAGAGGGATGGCCCAGCTTCCTGTGGAGAGTATGACAGTGGGCGGCTTGTCCTGGTTCACGGATTTGACCACAGCCGACCCATACTACGCCCTCCCTGTGCTCGCTAGTTTATCCATGTTTGCTGTCATACAG CTGGGGGCTGAGGCTGGAGTGAGCAGTGCACAGGCTGAGAAGATCAAGACAGTTCTGAAAATAATGCCATTTGCAATTCTACCATTGATAGCATCATTACCAAAG GCAGTCTTCATCTATTGGTTGACGTCAAATATTTTTTCGCTTTCGCAAGTAGCTCTGTTGAGGATCCCATCCGTAAGGCAAGCCTTGAATATTCCCGAGAAAGTCAAGCATGATCCATCTGACCTCCCCAAGTCAGAGGGTTTcttcaaaggtttgaaatcag GTTGGGAAAATGCAAAAGTGCAACATGAAGTGGACACGAGAGTCAAGTCTCAAACTGAGGCCCTCCGTCAAGCTGGGACCGGTCCGGTTCCCCAGACGTTTGCTCAAGACCCGACAAGGCCCCAGCCGACTGCAGCTAAGTCTACTTCTGCAAGTAGCAAGCCAGTGAGGAGAAAAGTACGATGA
- the LOC139964359 gene encoding type 1 phosphatidylinositol 4,5-bisphosphate 4-phosphatase-like has product MPKMAEENENEPLINIQEDSSGRGSPTPPSLSAAQLPSIPTEGFPPPMGGPPPILPGEEPPPYSAMPAGGMPMINCRVCQAMINLEGKLHQHVVKCSVCQEATPIKEAPVGKKYVRCPCNCLLICKATSRRIACPRQNCKRIITLNSPANLPLGTTVVATFSGCRAVCGHCNETFTCPRSSCLVRCPYCRKVSSVGASYSRNRSLIYAIVGFLFLVAGVAVTVGTVLANAGSGGIYFIWVGAYVVGLLNLIRAMYYASMKVSHLEGRQE; this is encoded by the exons ATGCCAAAGATGGCGGAAGAAAACGAAAATGAACCGCTGATAAATATACAAGAAGATTCTTCAGGGAGGGGGTCACCTACTCCCCCGTCTTTGTCAGCAGCTCAGTTACCATCCATTCCAACAGAGG GATTTCCACCACCAATGGGTGGGCCCCCTCCCATTTTACCAGGTGAAGAGCCTCCACCATACTCAGCTATGCCAGCAGGTGGAATGCCCATGATAAATTGCCGAGTGTGCCAGGCCATGATCAATTTGGAGGGAAAACTTCATCAACACGTAGTCAAATGTTCGGTGTGCCAGGAAGCAACA CCAATTAAAGAAGCACCTGTTGGCAAGAAGTATGTCAGGTGCCCGTGCAACTGCCTTTTGATATGTAAAGCAACATCCAGACGTATTGCTTGTCCGAGGCAAAACTG CAAGAGAATCATAACTCTGAATTCCCCAGCAAATCTTCCATTGGGAACAACAGTAGTCGCTACCTTTTCAGGCTGCAGGGCTGTCTGTGGCCATTGCAACGAGACATTCACA TGCCCAAGGTCCTCATGCTTGGTACGCTGCCCGTATTGCAGGAAAGT TTCATCGGTCGGAGCATCCTACTCGCGTAATAGGAGCCTTATCTATGCCATCGTTGGATTTCTATTCCTGGTTGCAGGAGTCGCTGTCACA GTCGGTACCGTTCTTGCCAATGCAGGAAGTGGAGGCATCTACTTCATCTGGGTCG GTGCCTACGTGGTCGGTCTACTCAACCTGATACGAGCCATGTACTACGCTAGCATGAAAGTCAGTCATCTCGAAGGACGTCAAGAATAG